One genomic window of Medicago truncatula cultivar Jemalong A17 chromosome 1, MtrunA17r5.0-ANR, whole genome shotgun sequence includes the following:
- the LOC11412102 gene encoding uncharacterized protein produces MVFFGIWRHSELGPNKMEYAFLLLLLLFHIFLPHSYGKPNGVCVSQGGRYPPFKSEGNPPKRGPKDLTLCRVFRKKTCCDVTHTHPALLSVRKLSSGGEASSECLHLWELLECAICDPSVGTQPGPPLICASLCERIYEACSNAYFSMDVKSQVLAPCGVNDFVCGRAAEWVSNGTDLCLAAGFRVKSSDIVHVASEETFCYGDKASLGSVADSWKASQFESTKKGENSVIFDDFQQWTRDMPFKERVSWAIGGMVLTAGLVFISKRKSNSQRQKLAAIKRTARKLGSRMADQQPSNAPEIRKRIS; encoded by the exons ATGGTGTTTTTTGGGATATGGAGGCACTCTGAGCTTGGACCCAATAAAATGGAATACGCGTTCCTTCTTTTGCTCCTCCTCTTCCATATCTTCCTTCCTCACTCTTACG GTAAACCCAATGGAGTGTGTGTTTCTCAAGGTGGTCGTTATCCTCCCTTCAAATCAGAGGGTAACCCTCCCAAAAGGGGTCCTAAAGATTTGACCCTTTGTCGGGTTTTTCgcaaaaagacttgttgtgatGTAACACATACACATCCTGCACTTCTGTCTGTAAGGAAGCTTTCTTCTGGCGGGGAAGCTAGCTCAGAGTGTTTGCACTTATGGGAACTATTGGAATGTGCCATATGTGATCCAAGTGTTGGTACTCAGCCCGGACCTCCACTAATTTGTGCATCTTTATGTGAGAGAATTTACGAGGCATGCTCAAATGCTTACTTCTCTATGGATGTGAAATCACAG GTTCTTGCACCCTGTGGAGTAAATGACTTTGTATGTGGTAGGGCTGCTGAATGGGTCTCCAATGGTACAGATCTTTGTCTTGCTGCAGGTTTTCGAGTGAAGTCCTCTGATATCGTCCATGTTGCCTCAGAAGAAACTTTTTGCTATGGTGATAAAGCAAGTCTAGGTTCAGTTGCTGATTCATGGAAGGCTTCACAGTTTGAATCGACCAAGAAAGGGGAGAACTCGGTGATTTTTGACGATTTCCAGCAATGGACGAGGGATATGCCATTCAAAGAAAGAGTTTCTTGGGCTATAGGAGGGATGGTTCTAACAGCAGGATTAGTGTTTATAAG CAAAAGGAAAAGCAATAGCCAACGCCAGAAACTAGCAGCTATAAAGCGCACCGCAAGGAAACTGGGAAGCAGGATGGCGGATCAACAGCCTTCAAATGCTCCAGAAATTAGGAAAAGAATTTCCTGA
- the LOC11415669 gene encoding dormancy-associated protein homolog 3 isoform X1 gives MSILDHLWDDTVAGPRPENGLGKLRKHPTFPTRSISDKESGEGGNVRSYSGDSPEDAMKVTRSIMIMKPAGYQSNGSAPASPAGSTPPVSPFSGKELENPFVFEEGQHQMRTRRRRQAQTDQALLLLSMCEK, from the exons ATGAGCATTCTTGATCACTTGTGGGATGATACCGTCGCCGGACCTAGGCCGGAGAATGGTCTCGGCAAACTCCGGAAACACCCTACCTTCCCAACTCGTTCCATCTCCGATAAGG AATCGGGTGAAGGTGGAAACGTGAGATCTTACAGTGGGGATTCACCAGAGGATGCAATGAAAGTGACACGTAGTATCATGATAATGAAACCAGCTGGGTATCAGAGTAATGGATCAGCACCTGCTTCTCCCGCCGGTTCTACTCCTCCGGTGTCTCCGTTTTCCGGTAAG GAGCTAGAGAACCCTTTCGTTTTCGAAGAAGGTCAACATCAGATGCGTACGAGAAGGAGAAGACAGGCACAAACAGACCAAGCCCTTCTTCTCCTTTCGATGTGTGAAAAATGA
- the LOC11415669 gene encoding dormancy-associated protein homolog 3 isoform X2, translated as MSILDHLWDDTVAGPRPENGLGKLRKHPTFPTRSISDKESGEGGNVRSYSGDSPEDAMKVTRSIMIMKPAGYQSNGSAPASPAGSTPPVSPFSGAREPFRFRRRSTSDAYEKEKTGTNRPSPSSPFDV; from the exons ATGAGCATTCTTGATCACTTGTGGGATGATACCGTCGCCGGACCTAGGCCGGAGAATGGTCTCGGCAAACTCCGGAAACACCCTACCTTCCCAACTCGTTCCATCTCCGATAAGG AATCGGGTGAAGGTGGAAACGTGAGATCTTACAGTGGGGATTCACCAGAGGATGCAATGAAAGTGACACGTAGTATCATGATAATGAAACCAGCTGGGTATCAGAGTAATGGATCAGCACCTGCTTCTCCCGCCGGTTCTACTCCTCCGGTGTCTCCGTTTTCCG GAGCTAGAGAACCCTTTCGTTTTCGAAGAAGGTCAACATCAGATGCGTACGAGAAGGAGAAGACAGGCACAAACAGACCAAGCCCTTCTTCTCCTTTCGATGTGTGA